The nucleotide sequence tttatgaaatagaatatatattgcgtaattgtaaaatttttttatttagtacaggatattttttctttagtatacttttttttaataaaaaagtaagtattaatttatataacttGTAAATGGTTAAAATAGCAAATAAGTAGgaaataaacattttatcCACTGATCCCCCCCAATATTATGTAATGTATATACCAGTGTAAGGATAATGCCTAATATATACCAAACATTTATTcgtatataattttataaatatgcgtataatatatgtattattttaaaaaaattattgtgtccttatttttgtactaaaaaattaaaagaaaaagttCAAAAATTGGAAAAGAGGAAATAAATTTCACTAATATGCATTTTTGGACATGCCTATTAATGCTCcatttaaatgaataaatttatttaatcaTAATGAGTCAATTTTTGCAAAGCTTAGTTTAcacaaaaaacaaaaaaaaaataaatgaatgaATAATGCATAGAAAAATGTATAGTAAAATAAACGATAAAGCATTCCCTAATAAGATACGtaataaatgaaacaaTGGTGTAGGTAATATAACTCCCTCAACTATTTAAAGGGGATAGCATATCCCTTTCTATAACTAGTAGATGTCTCTTTCGAActaaaaacaattataaCCCCATATATAACAACTTTTCATCAGGTATAATAACTATTTCCTCAGGGAATGGAAAACTTTgattatcatttaaatattcaacATGTAgtttttttacataataaTCTACAATTTTTTCGAAGTTAGTTGGAGGtggttttttttttaattcttcttCTAAAATTGgcattaatttgttttttagcaatatcattaaattatcaaaaaaaggACCAAATGTAACTTTACAATAATATGAAGAAACATCAAGTGctgaatatattaaacaaaaatatatatatgtctTTCGTCTAAAAGCgctatttaatatttctgATATGTAACTCCATACTTCTCTAGTATCATTTagaattataaaaagtGATAAATGTAATTTAACAAAAGCCTCAATTCTTGAATAATTTgaacaaatattttcatcattttctttaaggataatattatataattcgtcttgtgaaatttttttttctttcattaCTTCATCTATGccatttataaataaagggattgtataaatacatttataaGACATTAttcctttatatataaaatatgcctttttataatttgaaatTATTAATGCTAAAAAAGCTGAAACACCCCATATTGATGCTTTTGATTGATATATCTGTTCGTCATTTAATATCCCTAGTACATCATtaattattgaaaataaacaataatcaaataaatatatattatttaattttaatatatcattatataaatttcttATCATATTAAAgcattttaatatttgttcTGTCACATTGCTTATTATATTCTTGATACTTAATATCGttctttttattgtttttactACCATTTGTATATTATCGTCTTTTAACAAGTCGATATGCTTTTTATATGTcgatatgtatataattgcATATTCTCTTGCTAATATGCATTTGTCTGAgtgataatttaaattgtCAAATTTTAAGAAACGAAAGTCTTTCaataaatttgatattCTTATCACATCCTCATGTTTAATCAAACCCTCATCTAATTCCTTAATTAATTTCTCATCCGGTTTTATCTCATCTTCTTTCCacgaaaaaaaatccattattaaaaatgttatctTTTCCTCTTCTgagtatatttatttatatgtatatggaGAGAAATAGAGAAACATATAACCCAATATTTTCTCCGATTTTCTGTTTTTCTTACAAGATACACATGAAAGATgtcataaaaattgtataaaaggtgataattaaattaaactAAATGCATTAaacttaaatatatacattcgAATtgtagaaataaaataaaaattaaatgataacTATAAAAGCTTTactaaatttataaatttttatattaaaaaaaatgttaaaaaaataaaaataaattaataaaaataaaaaaataaaaatgtggaaattcataaagaaaaaattctgtatattttttagtggatatttatatttctatatCCATATTTATCATACATATTCATAACTTAGCAACTTATATGCCTTctgcatattatataaatgcgGTACGATCGGAATCCCtatttttcgttttttatttgaaaaaattgtgaGAATTAAACAgatttttgataaaaatacgcgccttatattattaaacgattggaaatttaattatagaTATTATCCTAGttaatttgatatataaaGTAGGTATAAGAAccaaaaaacatatataaagcattttataatttttatatacatatctTTAAgattaacaaataaatcCAATCCATAAAtcaataatattgatattaatatatgtcTACACGTTCCTACATTGcagtaataataacaaatgatatatatttacatctATAAAAAAGAGGGACTCTACAACCTTGAGTTGccataaataattatataaaaggtacatatatataccacatgataataataatattgccAAAATTTATAGTCATATCATAAAAAAccttttaaataataaaaaaagaaaaatattctttatatatgcatgttcCAGCACAATACACACAAAAGATTGTCACTTTTTGTTTATGGAAGTAATAAACCgaaaacatttaaaaaacccgtttattaaaaaaattatgtaatttattatgctaaaattaagaattatacaaaattgtataaatattattgtatttttttttataaataagtataatttccattaataattattatatatttaaattattaccATCCcggaaaataaattttgcTATTTTTGTGGGACAAAAAATTAGGGATCAAagtgaaatatatttcaggGGATACATAttcaaaaacaaaatatccttgtatcatattatatagatagtaataatacaaaaaacaataatgtcaaatattaaaagaaaataaaaaaattaaatatatttctagtattttcatttttttttaattttaatttatttattatatttaaatatatattatttattatataagaGCAAATCATATAGAGGAATGAATTACAAATTTTAAGAATATATTtcctatatattatataatatatttccataAAAAACGTTGCCGCATAAAATAATTgctaatatataaaaaattccGTAACCctaaatgcatatattatattttttgcagGTGGTACTCTTCCAATCcctatattatttataaatatattgtcatatatatatacatattaaaaaataagtgTATGTTTTACgataaaattgtttattaacaatagaataagaaaatgtaataaaagaaacgctgcaaattaataataaaaaattacatatataatattatatataatgaaaaaaaaatttttaataaagaataagaaaaaatatattataaataaaaaggaataaggaaaattaatttttttaagaattTCATTggtaaataattttataaacaattcTCTTATACGGAAAAAGCctaaaaaacaataaaaccACCTTAaggtaataataaataaatgttataatatataaactagtatatatttattatgcttttttgaataatcaaaaaaaatatataaatatatttatagtcaatttatattatgctattgtatatacattttaatGCTTTTTGAGAAAGGCATAAAACTCCActgtatataataattaacagatatatcatattagtaaatataaaaaaacaaaaagaaaacgaggaaaatatattactgaaaacatatattacaCCTTTGAAAAGTTTATGCCGATATCAAATTTTTAGTAAATgctacatattttataggaaaaaatattacataattttaaatatataaatacaaaagatattttaaaaatataaaatttgtatagTTTTGATATTACTTTAAAccacaatatatattgatataatAGCAGTGGTGATATATATGATGCATATGCatgtttataaatatatattaaaaaatgatgccataatatattgtatatctttcttttatttttgatattgTGAAAACCTTGATATATACCGCTACCActatctatatttattcgtcacgtttcacatttttcattttgttataACATTCTCAggtttaaaaaaaggaaaacaAAATGGCATCAATCAAAACAACAGTAAAAACGGAAGCTTGCTCCTTCAGTGAATATAGGATATATCCTGGTAGAggacaaaaatatattgccAAGGATGGTAAAGtatatttctatttatCTTCAAAATTCGCTTCACTTGCCttacaaaaaaagaaagcCGCTAAGTTGAGATGGACACAGgtaattacaaaaaataagaaatatatgagCAAGTCaatatacaattatattCCATGCTCATGTGAACTCTTACTATTGAATTAAGACATATAACATAATATCTTTACCTacttaatatttaatttttttttttttttatagacTTGGAGaagaaataacaaaaaaacaaaagtCGAAGCCACGCAAAGAAGACGATATAAGAAAACCATCAAAGTGCAAAAGGCTGTTTGCGGTTTAAGTGTCGAAGATATAAGAAACAGAAAAGCCTACGTACAAAGTATTGAAGCTAAAGtaagttttaaaaaagagaatgaacaaaaacatatataatatgcaaataaaataaccaTATAATGACGATAATATTGcaatattaacaaaacaataataaataaatacgACAAAGAATTAGtgctttttattatatattctcGTTGAAGTTTAAGAGTCGTGATAATATTGGcattaaaacatattatcACGTAGTAAAACTTCGAAAAGCAAAGGAGGCTtctgtttatatatatacatatgcattatcgtttttaaataatgacaaatgttttatttgtttttttattttaaatgataattgtttatgcatatacaaaatattttagcttcatttcttcttttttcattttgaatAATGAAGGAAGCTACCAAATTATAGAGCcctataaaaatatttattcaatactaatatatatgcatcaATGAATTGTTTGTTAAtgcatttataaaaatatactgCAATTTATCCTTTTCAtcacatatttattattattttttgttttacgTGTTATAGAATAAAGCACGTTTTGCaggaaaagaaaaagaagataaaaaaaaaggtaaagatgataaaaaaaaaagtgtaGCACCAGCtcaacaaaaaaaagaatttaCTAAGGGTAATAAACTAATGAATTTAGCCAAAAGCAAAATGCataaaatgatgaaaaaataagttatttttatgcataGTAAGAAGTCGTCTATTATGTATCTGTTgtgatataatataaaagttGTTAAAGATGCTGTATACccatatatagatataatatgttttttattatatatattactatttacactctaaatttattttccttttttttatctttatttatcaATTGTATTTTGATAACATGTTATATGCTAATAAATTTAAGTTgataaacattttaaattacaacatattatatatatttttaagaacAAAAAACTTTAACATCAAAAATTAACATTGTTGTTATTGCAAATAACTgttattcataaaaaaatatatacgtCTTGTTTgcattaaatatatgtaccTATTCAATTAATactataatattaaaaacacgaaagtaaaaaaaataaaattaagaTAATTCAAATAGCTTCACAATATTGCTTAAGCATTAATCAATCTAAAGTATCTGTTAAATAGTAATATCTTTGTAACATATATAGATAATCAGTTTTATAAGACtaatcatataaatttgataaGTATATTGCACTATTATTAAGTTAATATGCTCCTATTCATATGaggaaaattaaaacaatatatttagttataacctttatttatatgctttatttacatattattaatgtGCAACTATATTATAgcacatttttattaaaaattgtcttttctatatatattcctaATTTCATATTGATTGAAGCACACAAGGGACACTTAATAAACGCCTTGGAGTATATTCCTTCTAATAATTATAcagtttttttatagaaaatgCATTTAATGACGAAAAGGTAAAATTGGtatgtaaatatacatatatatacatttatatgtaCAATTAAAACGTAATATTTATTGTCATTAtgcaaattattattatcaattaTATTCCAATAATTTCCCCAAATGTAAATCAAATaacattaaatatattaagaaATGCATGCAATAGaagcatatatacatatgcatgcataataataatggaaCATGCTAATAGAAAGCATATAGCAGAATTTATTGAATTATATGGTACATTGtttatttcaattttttgaaatgcttttttttaatatttagagaattaacattttaaatatatcgatataatttaatagtTGTAACTGTATTAAAAAGCTTGGGTTTAATAAAGTTTCCAGTTACTTATTTggatatttattattttttactgtATTCTATACAATGAATTagttttttgataaaatgatacaatacgtaaaattatatacaaataaaaccttcaagtatatattttcatatgcATTTAAGCATGTCTGTATGCAGAGATATGTTTtgcatacatataaatagaAGTATAACATCCAAAGGATATTAAGAGTAAATACATTATGTTTAATGAACAAATATTTAGTTaagataaatttattatatatatacacatgatacttttttaattttttagttattattttttactaccataaatataaatttttatataattatatataatatttgattatattttatactttgtaaataaagataaatttttgaattatgtaaatatgTTACTTTAGCGCATAAATTACTATTTTCCTATTTTATAtccataattattttaaatcttATATTACAATATTAGGTAATGTTGgaaaattatgtatttaATTCCAGAGTTTTGGgttctttttattttttgcgtaatttagtttatttttaataataaattgaaTATTGGCAATTTTAcgcataaatatatatatatatatatattatatacattcgAACATGCATTACATATATAGCGAAActtagaaaaatatatatatgtaactCATTTTACTGCGCATTATagattattatatttttttttaatttacagctattattataatttttatattttttccataataattctatttcattatataaaaaaaacaaatactccaaaaataaaaaaaaaagaaaaatagtaaaacaTTTCACACATTATAATTAAGTTTTTAAAGTTATAATTTCATGTAATAcacacaaatatatttatttatacataaatcATGTAATCGTTTTCcgcttttttaatttatgaaataaaaaaaatttatactttattttttttgacgTGATAAACTATATATAGAAGTTTTATAGGACATATAAAGTCTGTTACAATATTTGTACAAATAAGTAATGGACCTCGTAAACACATAAAAcaaatgtttttatttattttatttcaagtTTTGTCTATGATCTTTGTTAGATggttttaatatatttattattatttttttttatagcataatttgtataaatcataaaactattactttttttcaACATAATAGTAGTAAGCATGCATATTGTgagtatatataacattattggatatttatgtacttaaatattatatatattatactcGTCCTAGTATGATAATTACGAAATTGCATGAAGATACCTATATTcatgtttatttatatatataatttttttttagttgaATGAAGCATTCATTTAAGGTATACGATGTAactattaatttattataaactTCCCTCTTCATTTTTGATTGGGAAAGGACCTATATAAACTTAATTCCACATTTTAtgttatgaaaaatttCCATTAATTTTATGCCTTTAAAAATTATCTTCATTTAACACCTTTTTCAGTATATggctatatattttttttcttaatttcATGTGCAGCATGCTagttaaaattataaatgaaattgCTAACctatatgaaatatatatttatttatatatccatttatttgtttttttttcgtcaCTACGAATGTATAATGAAGCTTATCTATTTGCAACtgatacattttttaaattttcctTAAATAAAAggggaaaaaataaaaaaggatGCTGTTAATAAATCCAAATACTCATTTATGATGTATTTTTAGTATATGTTTAAATTATAGAgcaatttttaaaatcgtttttattaaaattttatcaaatattataaaattataattgtttattaattttataaaatatttatacatattacatatatgtgtgtgtgaataattttgtgttatatatgattttgttttaaatgTGATTAATATGCCGCGTAGTTAAGTTGCTCTATTATAATTAGCTAAATCTAACTATGTATAAGTCTTAAGaccaaatatttatttttatatagtttatgaaatacatatatacagATAGACATATATGTTCTAAAGTATAATTCCGTTTCTTTTGACGtatatgttatttattattttttttatttagtttCACTTTTCGTGGTgataaattttgtaaaatatacGTTATAAATTACATTAGGTGTTTGCATTTAATTGAATGCCattgcatatttattatttattttatgaagtgctatttaaaataaataagaataTACCTcagttatttatataaagtttaattaaatacaaataaatatatgcttcattttttgttgaTTAATTCTGTATTTATCTTACCTTATTCTGTatatactttatttttattccacTGCATTTTAGCTTTTAAAtcaaattttatgattttttatttgtattttttttgatttatattgttattgTCTTTATTACCAATCATTGATAGCttgtaatatatacactatattatttacacTTCCTTTGGGAATTCACAAAttagttatatattttaaatatagacattttatttattactatcaattttttgtaaatatataaagagttgcattttttcttctattttattatttatatgcttAATTATTACTTATTTACTATGCCATAATAAAGCATTTTctattcttttttattgatattttattatatataataattcagGCAATCTTGATATTCACATTCATCATTTGTgttctatatataaacaaaatatttttatcttttttaatttaatttcgTATAGTATAATTCCAtcaaacataaataaataatacatatatgtatatgcatatgtatTCACACGTGTTTGTTTATACCCCCTTTCTACTCCGTTGCATTTTCAGAATATCTAACAATTATGGGTAATTGTATGgcatttataaattattcaaaattaaaaaaaaaaaaaaatacatttacAAATTTGGATTTATATCTTGAAGATGCGTACGATTCAGATAGTAGTGATccatataaaaagaaaattcgaaaaaataaaataaataacaacATTAATGCTAATAGTAGTAACGGAATAACGACTagtaatgatataaataattcagACGACCAAAAATGTAGTCATAATGCAAAAGGAAATATTCCTCTTAGTTATGAAAATAGTgaaattgaaaattatgttcaacataataatagtgAAAATGAGCTTAAAGAAAAAGACACCAAAGATAATAACAATACCGAAAATGGTAAAAATACGCAATCATGTAAATCTATAAATTCACAAACCCACAGTGATTCCATATCTTGTAATTGTGAGATGAATAAACCAAGTCAATTATATGACAAAAGTGTAGCACCCACAAATATAACAACTATAATTAGTCCAAAGgttccaaaaaaaaaaccaaAACAAAATGTTTTGAACATAAACTATAGCAATATGTTATTAAGTGACATACGAGATACTGATATTATTgttacttttttatttagtcTCTTCCTTTATTTTAATGCTAACAATATAGTTGATATGTTAgatagaaataaaagagaaagatatgcattaaaaaatccattaaatattaatcaTGATGTTATAAAATTTCCAACTTTTCCAAAAGAAATCAtcgataattttttaaaaaatgatttcacattattaaaaaaatatataaaaaataaatgtaataaattaaaaaaaaaatataaaacgaatttagaaaatgtaaataatgaaaaagacgaaaaaaatggaaagaaaaattttaaatatgaattaaaaataaaaaaagaaaaatgctcattttcaaaaatcGTAGAATCTGTTGATAGAAATGAATCGACATATAGAGATATTACGGAAGTACTATATGATCAAAATATACCAGATATCAAAATCACATTTGTTGTTATGGGGgcatattgtttttatcaaaaaaatgtgaaacCATTTcaagataaaaatacattcTTTTATAAGTCGCCATCATATTCATGTGATGCAGAAATATCGGTAGCATGCAAAAAAGGAAGAAAACTAGATTTTCCCAATCAAGATGATTTTACAATAATTCAAACAAACGAATGGATTTTAATTATGGTATTTGATGGTCATGGTCCATCAGGGCATGATATAAGTAATTTTTCCCATGTTGTTCTtccattaatattttcatataatatcGAACGAATATTTGAAAACCCTGTGCGCACAatgaaaacaatattttatatgataaattgttatttagttaattattcatattgtataaataataatataaatcctatcaatattaattttattgatTATAATTTAAGTGGAACAACATGcactattattttatataattttttaacaaaaaaaatatactcTGCTCATACGGGTGATAGTAGAGCAGTTATGGGCAAACACGATGCGAAAACTAATACATATAGggcatataatataacagAAGATCATAAACCTTCTttaaaattagaaaaagaTAGAATTCAAGCATTTGGTGGTgaagttaaaaaattacaagGAGATGTATCATATAGagtttttgtaaaaaatgaaatgtATCCCGGTTTAGCTATGAGTAGAGCTATAGGGGATATTACCTCTTCGTTTATTGGTGTCACTTGTGAGCCCactattaaaattttcgaTAAATCAGATGaagataaatttattattgttgCTACTGATGGCATATGGGAATTTATAAGTAGTGAGGAATGTGTCCAAATGGTTTCGAGAAAACGAAAGAAAAAAGTTCATGTTGCCATGGGTATGTCTCTCAAAACATCAACCATTATCTATAActtacatttatataattaatttgttGAATGCGCCCCCATATTATCACAATGTCCCATTATTACGCTGATTCGTGAGCATCACATGGTGCCAATTTAGCTTCTtcatacatattatattttcatcgcttacaataaattattatattttttctttttttgcagaagaaataattaaaGAGTCATGGAGAAGATGGGAACGAATTGATACCGTCGACGATGTAACATAgctaataaataaataaatatatcttatGCGTGTGCTGTGCTTACATTCTAAACCTTCTCATCTGTATCTTTGGACGTACTTGTTTTTCGTTTATCGTGATGCCGATTTTCTCTAATTTATGCCcccaatatattttcacaCATTTTTATGTGCAAAACGatatcattaaaatatattttttccttttcagATGACTCTTGCTATTCTATATTTCtaacttatttttttgtatgttGAAGTATTGATGATTAATCTAATtcttgttattttttattcataatttttttttaacaagaattttgaaattttctttgtttgattttatttttaattcttttatgatttaataaatttaaaaaacagtaaaaaatgaaagcatgctaataataatctatagttattactataataaatatttttacctATATTTGATAAGTTGTTAAGTAAACAAttgtaaaattttttgCGCAATTGTGCAAATCGAACAATAAACAagtttaaatgaaaaagtaaaaaaacgaaaacaGGGAAAATTATGTGTGGAAACAGATCGAAAACAAGCACATCTCGGCTTCACATAGTTGGCTTACTTTCTTCATATCTATATTTCCAATACATTGTgatgttttttaataatgtgAAAATAATGCATAGCATCGTGTTGCTCTAAATATTCTGTGACTTCCATCTCAGTTTTAGCCACAAG is from Plasmodium berghei ANKA genome assembly, chromosome: 14 and encodes:
- a CDS encoding 60S ribosomal protein L24, putative; the encoded protein is MASIKTTVKTEACSFSEYRIYPGRGQKYIAKDGKVYFYLSSKFASLALQKKKAAKLRWTQTWRRNNKKTKVEATQRRRYKKTIKVQKAVCGLSVEDIRNRKAYVQSIEAKNKARFAGKEKEDKKKGKDDKKKSVAPAQQKKEFTKGNKLMNLAKSKMHKMMKK
- a CDS encoding protein phosphatase PPM6; translated protein: MGNCMAFINYSKLKKKKNTFTNLDLYLEDAYDSDSSDPYKKKIRKNKINNNINANSSNGITTSNDINNSDDQKCSHNAKGNIPLSYENSEIENYVQHNNSENELKEKDTKDNNNTENGKNTQSCKSINSQTHSDSISCNCEMNKPSQLYDKSVAPTNITTIISPKVPKKKPKQNVLNINYSNMLLSDIRDTDIIVTFLFSLFLYFNANNIVDMLDRNKRERYALKNPLNINHDVIKFPTFPKEIIDNFLKNDFTLLKKYIKNKCNKLKKKYKTNLENVNNEKDEKNGKKNFKYELKIKKEKCSFSKIVESVDRNESTYRDITEVLYDQNIPDIKITFVVMGAYCFYQKNVKPFQDKNTFFYKSPSYSCDAEISVACKKGRKLDFPNQDDFTIIQTNEWILIMVFDGHGPSGHDISNFSHVVLPLIFSYNIERIFENPVRTMKTIFYMINCYLVNYSYCINNNINPININFIDYNLSGTTCTIILYNFLTKKIYSAHTGDSRAVMGKHDAKTNTYRAYNITEDHKPSLKLEKDRIQAFGGEVKKLQGDVSYRVFVKNEMYPGLAMSRAIGDITSSFIGVTCEPTIKIFDKSDEDKFIIVATDGIWEFISSEECVQMVSRKRKKKVHVAMEEIIKESWRRWERIDTVDDMTLAILYF